A window of Bufo gargarizans isolate SCDJY-AF-19 chromosome 9, ASM1485885v1, whole genome shotgun sequence contains these coding sequences:
- the LOC122919783 gene encoding syncytin-A-like: MTARARFVNYTRDAVKGISEQLSSSSVMALQNRLALDMILAEKGGVCKMIGSSCCTFIPNNTAPDGSITKALNGLTSLSNELEENSGINNPINSWLEQWFGNWSNVLANMLMTLVVVLVVLALIGCCVIPCFRKIVFKMFNSTTPATTMYMHCETDKPKDYLENLFEERDSILKQMKSC, from the exons ATGACTGCAAGGGCC AGATTCGTGAATTATACCCGAGATGCAGTAAAAGGAATATCGGAACAACTGAGCTCTTCATCGGTGATGGCGTTACAGAATCGACTGGCCCTCGACATGATCCTAGCGGAAAAAGGAGGCGTCTGCAAGATGATCGGAAGTTCCTGCTGCACCTTCATTCCGAACAACACTGCCCCTGACGGAAGCATCACAAAGGCTTTGAATGGACTGACTTCGTTATCAAATGAACTAGAGGAAAACTCTGGAATCAACAACCCCATTAATTCATGGCTAGAACAGTGGTTTGGGAACTGGTCTAATGTGTTAGCCAATATGTTAATGACACTGGTGGTAGTACTTGTAGTATTGGCATTAATAGGGTGTTGCGTGATTCCTTGttttaggaaaattgtttttaaaatgttCAACTCAaccacacctgcaacaaccatgtACATGCATTGTGAAACTGACAAACCTAAAGATTATTTGGAGAACCTCTTTGAGGAACGCGATTCCATCCTAAAACAAATGAAATCTTGTTGA